GGACTCCAGACGCACGACGGAGTACTGACGGAGCTGGTTGATCGCCTTGTTCCACAGCAGCGGGTCGTTGACCAGCCCGGCGATCTGTTCGGGCAGTTCGTCGCTCGGCATCTCCTTGAGCAGGCGCACCGGGACGAAGCCGGGTGCGAAGAAGGTGCACAGCCGCAGCAGGTCGACGGACTCCGGCACGGTCTCACGCAGTTTGTTCAGCAGTATCGACCAGGCGGTCTGGAAGGCCAGCGGGAAGTCCGCCGACACCTTCACGACGTCGCTGTCGATGCCGCCGTCCAGCAGGGCGATGTAGTCGCGCACCGAGAGGTCCGAGTCGTTCAGCCAGCCCGCCGTCTGGTCCAGCAGCAACGGCAGGTCCTCCAGCGCGTCCGCGAGCTGGTCCGCCTCCCGCTCGGTCAGTCTGGGCGCGCGCCGGCGGATGAAGGCCACGGACTCGTCGCGGGCGTAGACCGGCACCTCCAGCAACTTGCTGTTGTGCTCGCTCCATTCGGGGTTGCGGGAGGTGATGATGACGTGTCCCGGGCCGGTCGGCACCATGTCCCAGACCTGGTCGGGTTCGTCCGCGCCGTCGAGGATCAGCAGCCACCGGGCGTACGGGTCGCCCCGCCGCAGCGAGTCCCGTACCGCGCGCAGCCGCTCGCCGTATTCCTGGCCGGTCCTCAGACCGAGCTTCGGCGCGAGTTCGGCGAGCAGCCGCCGGTAGGTCACGCGTTTCTCGGCGTTGACCCACCACACGACGTCGTACTCGGAGCCGAACCGGTAGACGTACTCGGCGGCCAGCTGGGTCTTGCCCACCCCGGACATGCCGTGGAGCGTCACCACACCGGCGCCCGGCTCCGCGCCCTGGAGGAGGTGGTAGGCGTCGTTGAGGAGTGACTCGCGGCCGGTGAACCGGGTGTTGCGGCGCGGCACACCGCCCCACACCTCGGGCATGGCCGCGGGGAAACGAGGTCCACGGCGGCTGCCTTCCGGGGACTCCGGCAGGGTCTCGTACATCAGATCGAGGCGTTCCAGCAGGCGTCGTTCGGCTTCGTCCGCACCGAGGTTCGCCAGGCTCGCGGGGGCGAGCACCGCGGTGGCCGACGGTACCGGAGCGGTGGTCACGGAGACAGCGGCGAAGCGGGAGGCGTCCGGGGCGACCACTTCTCGCAGGGCCGTGTTCCACTCCTCCTGTGTGCGCGGGCCCAGTTGGAAGTACCACTCGCTGACCACGATGAGGATGCGGCCCTCGGCCAGTTTCAGGTCGCGCAGGAGATCCACCAGGGGTGTCTCCGCCGGGGAGTCCCAGCGCAGGAACACCACCCGGAGGCCGCGCCGCTCCAGGCGGTCCCCGATCCAGGCGGCCCAGGCCCTGTTGAAGCCCGCGAAGTGGATCGTGACCGTCTGCCTCGCGACCCCTCTCTCGCTCGACCCGGTCGACGTACGGGCTCCAGACATGCAGCGGCCTCCAGCGCGTAATCCCAAGAAATCGTAGAACCTCGGCGCTCCGCTCGTAAGGTCCCGGGACCCGAGGAGCGCACACCCAGGCCTGACGATCTTTGCGTAACAGTCGGCGGCGGGGGCCCGAACGCTCAGTCATCTTCCGTTCCCTCACTCATTCGGGCCTGGAGAGCGCGGGGGCGTGGCGCTGGGTCCACAGGGTGCGTGCGACTCCCACGTACGCCTGTGCGCGAACGCGGTGTCCCCTGGGCACGGGGTGTTCATCCATGCGTTCGTACGCGGCGGCCATCCCGTCGACGAACAGGCGCCCGTGGCGGGTGAGGTCGGGCGAGCCGACCAACGCCGGCAGTACCGCGCCCACCTGGGCGCGGCAGCGGGCGTGCTGAGCCCACGCCGACTCCCGGTGCGCGGGTTCGACGAGCGCGCGCCGTTGGTAGTAGTCGGCTATCGCGAGATGTGAGTAGGCACCTTGGAGCAGTCCGTCGAAGGGCCGGGGGTCGGGTCGCCAGGGAGCGAAGTACCGTGCCTCGTCCGAGGCTTGATGGAGAGTCACCATGTCGCCGAGTGCGGAGAGTTTGGCGTGGTGGAGTTCGTGCACGAGCGTGGCCGCGAAGGTCACGGGATCGGGCGGGACGCTGGTCATCAGTGCTCCGAACGCCTCCCGCCGGGTGGCGCTGCAACCGCCGCGTCCGGCCCCCGACGCTCCCGGTGGCGACTCTAGGGGGACCAGGCAGCGCAGCAGTGCGAGCGCCTCCGTCAGCCGGTGCTCGCCGCCCGTCCTGAGGGCGGCGGCCGTGCCGGACCACGCCTGCGCCCACTGCTTGCGGCCGGCGTCGTCGAGTGTCGTCGGTCCGCCCAGCGATCCCGAGCGCGGCGCCCGGATGGCCCGGTAGGGGTCCAGGTCGTCCAG
This Streptomyces sp. NBC_00377 DNA region includes the following protein-coding sequences:
- a CDS encoding aKG-HExxH-type peptide beta-hydroxylase; translation: MLPEVPDEALLDLARTGADPGTLALLLRDQDTRRLLLLRAVLEAVEGAGPEVCSARQKARVREDWALLTEADRATPVAVAGGATALPPARTRLMYPLTGAWGWRCLRGLTGPATAQRGRLLRDDLAHLGALAAVAAARAGVSFSVRLTAHDGVLALPSLGALHTAEGGAADVEVTGEAGTLTVRQRQAADVTVHLEDGFGAWSGALAWTPAHALPGLLPGTPPVPLDDLDPYRAIRAPRSGSLGGPTTLDDAGRKQWAQAWSGTAAALRTGGEHRLTEALALLRCLVPLESPPGASGAGRGGCSATRREAFGALMTSVPPDPVTFAATLVHELHHAKLSALGDMVTLHQASDEARYFAPWRPDPRPFDGLLQGAYSHLAIADYYQRRALVEPAHRESAWAQHARCRAQVGAVLPALVGSPDLTRHGRLFVDGMAAAYERMDEHPVPRGHRVRAQAYVGVARTLWTQRHAPALSRPE